In Paludibaculum fermentans, the genomic stretch GCGGTGCAATGCGCTGCATGCGGCTGAAAACTTCCATCATGGCCGGACTCATGCCCAGCAGGCCTTCACACTGTGAAATCTCGACGAGCTTCGATTCCAACTCGTGAGCCGCCGTGCGCCGCTGTTTCTGCTCCGTCCAGGCAATGATCTTCTGGCGCAGTTTGTCGATGGAGATCGGCTTGGTGAGGTAATCGAACGCGCCCCGCTGAATCGCCTCCACGGCTGATTCCGTGGAATAGTGCGCCGTGATCAGGATCACGTCGGTCTCCGGACTCAGTTGCTGAATCTGGTCCAGTAGTTCGAGGCCGCGCACATCCGGCATGATCAGGTCCAACAGCACCAGGCCGGGCGGATGCGACTTGATGATCTCCAATGTCGCCGCGCCGGTCTCGGCGCCGGTGATCGTAACGTCCAAACCGGACAGCACCGCCTTCAGCAGCGCTATCGCCGCCGGGTCGTCATCGGCAACCAGGATCTCCCAACGATTGCCGTGGCCTGGTCTGGGATGCATCAGGAGTTGCCTTCCGTCCTGCCACTACCGGCGCTGACAGCCGTTGTCCCCTGGGCGCCGGCTTCCGGGGATCCACCGGCCCCGTTGGGTGCCGTGCCGATTTTCACCGCAATCGCAATCGCCCTCGAAACCCCGTCCCGGGCACGTGTCAGGTACTCTCCGGCCACAGAATCGGGAGCCCCCTCCAACTCCGCCGAAAGCAGCTCCAAAAAGCCGGAGGCGATGTTCAACGGGCCGAGAATATCATGTCTCAGGCGGCAGGCCTCCTCCTCACCGTGCATTGATTTCTCCTCGAACATTGCATCGAAAGTAAACCGCAGAATAGCCCTGAGCGCAAGGGCATCCTGTGTGACAGCGTGGAATTCCGGTAATACCGTACACATTTCTCCAGCGACTCCCCGGACCATCCACCCCGGGCTCCACAGCTCCAATACCGGCGAGAGCAGAGCCAGTTTCGGCGGTATAGGTGGGGCCGGAAAGAGGGAGACAGCCGGTCGTGCCAAATCCTGTCGCGAGCTCCAGTGGAGGCGCGTGGCGCGGAAGGGGAGTAGCGCATCCGTAGGGAGAAGGGTGCGGACTATGCACGCAGCACCGCCCTCCGCAGCTGCAAATCATGGCGTTTGCCGGACCCCGAGGACGGCGATCCGTTCCAGGCTTCGCTCATGTGTCTCCTCCCGCCGGAGGCTGTACTTCCTGGTACAGGGCTAACCTACCCGTTAGCCCAGGCTTCACAGCGTCGCGGTGTCCTGCCGGTCGACCAGACCGCCTCCGGCCTTACCTGCCGGAAGTTCTTCTTCCCATGGCCCGGCCTCCGGAGGAATTCAATCCCACTCGGATCTCAGGCTCCATACTAGAAATACTAGTACCTGATCGACTGATTGGTGCGTTTTTCTTAGACCCACCTTGAAAATCATGCCAGAGGGCCAAGGTTTCATCAGGTTTTCCAAGGCGGGCGGTTCTCCGTTCTGATTCGTGACGGCATCGTCTCATTTCGAGGCGGCCGCCATCCGGAATGCATGGAGCCAAACGGGGTGAATGCAGAAAGATCAATGATTTGAGCTGGATGAGAGCGATTGGCCGCTCGCGTGCTCCATTCTCACCGGCGGGTTTCCGTACTTCTGGAAATCAGCGCCAGCCAGGCAGTTTGAGCAGGATGGCTGGTGAGCGGAAAGGCCGGCCGAAACCGAACGAAGGAAAGAGTTCCTGGGCAGAACGCTCCACTGCGCCGGGCTCGTCTCCAGGAAGCGGGCGGCCAAGGAGTTCAGACCAGTGTCCAGTCTTCCCTTCGTCGACCAAAGTGGCCCGCAGGCTTTTCCAGCGCCGGCGGGCCGCATGGCCGCGCCATCCGAGACGACCATGACAAACCCCGTCAACACCGAATTCGAAATCGCCGCGCTGGACCATATGGACCGCCTGTGCGCCATCGGCCGAGACGCCAGCCGCCTGACCCATGACCTGAACAACCAGTTCACAACGATCCGGGGTTTTTGCGAGATCATCCTGGGCAACCTCCCGCACGATCATCCGCTGTCTGACTTCGCGCAGGAGGTATCCCGTTCCTGTGGGCGCGCCCTGGAGACGCTGAGGAAGCTGCCCGTTTCCCCAGCGCCTCCAGCGGCGAAGCTGGATTCGTCGGCCCTGATTGCGACTTTGCTGGAGATCATCGCCCATGCGCCCGGCGAGTGGCCCCAGATTGAAACCAGCTTTCCTCAACACGAGATCGCGATCCGGGCTTCAAACGAAGAACTCACCTGCATACTGGATGAGTTGATGCGGTTGGCGTGTGCGAACTCGGCTCCTTCGGGAAGACTCACTATCACCGCGCAGACCTGCGAAGCAAAGGCGAAACTGCAATTCCTGCTGTCCAAGCCACGGCGGCAATGGAATTCCGGCAAGGACGGCCGAATCGCCCTGCTGATGTTGACTGCCGGGCTGGACCGGCTGGGGGGCAGCCTGACCACGTCGTCCGTCACGGGTGGCGAGGCAGCGCTAAAGATCACGCTACCAACCTGTTACCGGCAATCGGCGCAGCCGCCGAGCCGTCCATTCCCCAGGGCCGCCGCCAGCACGGCGCCCACTGAGGAGCCGTCCGTACTTGTTGTCGACGACGAGGCGCCGTTTCGGGCCCAGGTCCGCAACTACCTGACCGGCAAGGGTTACAAGGTCACTGAGGTGGCTAACGGCAATGAGGCAATGGTGCAGTTGGGACGTAGCCCCCACCAGCTTGTCTTATTGGACCTCTTCATGGCGGAGCCGGACGGATTCGAGACTTTGCGCCGCATCCGGATGGCCTATCCAGCACTGCCCGTGGTGGTGATGTCCGGTGCTGCCATGGAATACCTCCACGCCGCTACCCTGCTAGGCGCGGCGGAGGCGATTTCCAAGTCGGAAATCCCAGACAGGCTGGCCGGTATCGTGCGTGACCTGACCGTACGGCAGGCCGCCGCAACCCGCTAACACGTTGGCCCACTTCGTTATTTCTATCTCTTCCTCCGTGCTAAACTGAGAAGGATCCTCACCCTGCGCGGCATCAGCCCGTGGGTATCACCAGGACAAAACCAATGGCAAAGCTCAAGCTGAAAACACACAAAGGCGCGTCCAAACGGTTCAAGAAGACCGGGACCGGCAAGATCGTTCGCAATCATGCGTTCGCCCGCCACATCCTGACTTCCAAGTCCCGTTCGCGGAAGCGTAAGCTCGGTCAGTCTGTGGTCGCTGATGCGGCCGATCAGGCCAAACTGGCAGAGATGCTGCCCTACTAAGGGCGTAGGGCGAGCGCGCCGAGCGCGGGGCACGTGCCCGAGCCGCCGCCCGTCAGGCCCCGTAAGGAGCCTGTTCAACTCCGCCTCTTTTTGCGGCGGACCCAGTAGCCCAAGCCTTTCCGGCTGGGCATTTAAACAGGAGACGAAACGTGCCAAGAGTTAAACGATCTACGAACCGCCGCGACGCGCGGCGGAAAACGCTGAAGCTGGCAAAAGGCTTCTTCCTCACTAAGAGCAAGCTGTACCGTGCCGCGCAGGAAGCCGTTGAGAAGGCCCTGCGGTATGGTTACGTCGGCCGCCGCCGCAAGAAGCGCGAGTACCGCGCGCTGTTCATCCTGCGTGTCAACGCCGGATGCCGCGCCAACGGCACGAGCTATTCGAAGTTCATCGGCGGGCTGAAGAAGGCCGGTATCGAGCTGAACCGCAAGATTCTGGCAGACTTGGCTTTGAATGAACCGAAGGCTTTCTCGGCGCTGGTCGAGAAGGCTAAGGCCGCCTTCGTTTAGAGTTCAGGAGACACCTCATGCATCCCATCCGGGAAGAAGAAGACGACATCCTGGCGCGGCTCGAAACCCGCCTGGAGAACGTGACTGGCATCATCACCCGGCTGAAAGATCGTAATGCGGAGCTGGAAGCCCAGCTCCGCGAAGCCCTCTCCGCCCGGGAGGCAGCCGAAACAGCCGCTGCGGAAGCGCAGGAAGAGGCTGTTCGCATGCGTTCAGAAACCGAAGGATTGCGCAGCCGCCAGAAGCAGGCCGCGACCCGGATCAAAACCCTGCTGTCCCAGGTCGAGCAGATGGATTTGCTCACCGAAGGCTGAGAGGGGAGAAACTAAGTGGACGCGGGATCGAACGAGAAGAAGTTGGTGCGTGTCACCATTTTCCAGCAGCCTTACACGCTGCGCTCCTCCGGCGAATCCGGTGATACTGAAGCACTCGCCCACGCAGTGGACGACTTGATGAATCAGATCGCCACACGGAGCGCTGGAGCAGATCCGACCCGCGTCGCTGTTTTAGCCTGCCTGCACCTCGCCGATAAGGTCCGGCAGCGCGAGCAGGAATACAAGCTTCTGCGGACCCGCCTCGAAGAGCTGGATGAACGCCTCTCCGAGACGATGCAGATTGACGACTGACCGCTGGTCCCGCCCGAATCTTCACCCTTCCACTACCCGCTCCTAAACACGCCTGCTGCACCTGCGCCCCGGGCGTGCCTGACGCCCAGCCCTCGAATCGCACCTGCGTCACTTCCCTCCCCCAAAGCCAGGCAGAGTCAGTAAGCCGCGGAACGTCGCGAGCACATTGGCCCGCTGTGCAAGGCCCCGCGGGCGGGCGCCTATGGGATCGTCCACCCACCTCTCAACACCCAGCCGGAATCGCGTCCCAGAGGATCGAACACCCGTTGGTAGAGATTCATGCCTCCGGCCATCGGGGGTTTGAACGTCACCGGTACCGTAACGACAAGCGCTCCGGACTGACCGCTGACCGTCGTTGCCGCGGTGTCAATGCTGCACGCGCTGCTATCCAGCGCATTGGAAGCGATCCCCGGCTTCACCGGCCCGAGGAAGAATCCGACGTCGCTCGAGTACATCCAAAGCCCCTGGCCCGCCCGGTCGTAGTGGACGAAGCAGAAGTTCTGGGCCGCGGCGTCCGGAGCCGTGGCGACAAGAAACTGCGACCACCCTCCGGCAGTGCCCGCAAATCCATTTGGGTCGTTGTAGGTCAACCTGAAAGTCTGCCGGGTCCCGGCGCCGGAACCCGGCGCGGCCTGCATGGACCCCATGGCCGCCTTGGCGGCCGACCATGTGCCCATCTGCACCCAGTTGGAATCCTCCTGGCTCACACTGAACGAGCGCAGGTAGAGATTCCGGGCTCCTGCCGCCTTGAAGACCACATTCGCCTTCATTGCCAGAGTGCCTGCGTTGCCGCTAATCGACGAAGTGGCTGTGTTCAAGGCACAGAAGGAGTTTTGCAGTGCAAAGCTCGCGGTGCCCGGTTTGACCGGTCCCTGGAAAAACCCGCCATCCCCATAGACCCAGAACCCATCGCCCTGCACGTCGTAGTGGACGAAACAGTACGGTTGGCCACCACCATCGGGAGCGACGGCAAACAGCAATTGCACCCACGCCAGCTTCCGGTAGTCCGAGGCGAAGGCGTAGGACGCCTGGAAGGACGCGAAATCGCCGCCGCCTGAGGATGGAGTCACCCCCAGGACTCTGGGCAGCGTGTCGACCACGGTGAAGGTGAGGCCCGCGGAGTCGCCGCCGCCAGGCGCGGGGTTGTTGACGGTGATCGTGTTGATGCTGGCGCCCAGCAGGTCGGAAGCGGGAATATCGACCTTCAGCTGCGTGGAACTGAGGCGGGTGGTGGAACGGTCGACTCCATTCCAGCGGACGGCGGCCCCGGCCTCGAAGTTGCTGCCATTCACGGTCACCGTCGTGCCGGAGGTCCAGGCAATGGTGCTGTAGTGCGACAGCGAGGTGAGCACCGGCACACGGTTCTCGATGGTGAAGTAGTGCGCGCCCGTTGTGCCTCCACCCGCGGGTGGCGTATAGACGTTCACGACCGCCTTGCCGGCCAGAACGAGATCACTGGCCGGAATGTCGAATTTCACGTACTGCGAACTCATGTAGTAGGTCTTGCGGTCGGCTCCGTTCCAGCGAACCACGCTGGACGGAACGAAGCCGGTGCCGGTGATGGCCACGGTAAGTCCAGGGCTGCCGGCCAGCACTGAGTATTTGCCGAGTGCAAAGAGCGTCGGGACTGGATTGGGCAGGCTGACCGTTGCGGTGCCTGACCGGCCCGGGTCCGCGATGGAGGTGGCCACCACCGTCACGGTGGAAGGACCTGCCTTGGCGGGTGCGGTGTAAAGTCCGGACGCACTGATGGTTCCGGCCGCTGCGGGCTGGATGGTCCACGAAACCGCGCCCGTGCCGCCCGTCACGACGGCCGTGAATTGCCGCGTCTGGCCCAACTCGAGACTCACGCTCGAGGGCGAAACCTGCACCTGGACCGCTGAGGGAGGGCCCTCGGTGAATTGAGTAATGAACCACGCATTGCGGCCGCCGAAGGCCCTTTGCGCGGCACCCACTGAGACGGGAAAGTCCAGCGAGGCAGCTACTCCGCCTAGATACAGGCGCCCGCCGGCATCCCGGACAATGGCCGAACCCACTTCGTCGTTCGAGCCTCCAAAGCAGCCGGAATAGAGGAAGTTGCCTCCGTTCGGCGACAACTTAGCCACGAAAACGTGGAAGGGCGAGGCACCGCCCAGCAGGTACTTCCCGGGCGCCGACGGATCAGCAGCGCCCGCGAAGATGGGACCGGGCACGGTTGCAGCCGCCCAGGTCGTGCCCCCATCCTTGGATTCGATGACGTTGTTATAGTGTTGTCCCGTGATGGCATAAACAGAGCCACCCAACGGATGAGGGATGACCGCCAGCGCGCTCTCTGAGTAATCGGAGTAGACATAGGTCCAACTCAGGCCCCGGTCGGTGCTCTTCTGAATGCCGCCATAGCCGGCGCCCCAGACCACCTGGGAATTCGTCGGGTCGAATTTTACGTCCACCATTTGCGCATAAGGCATCTGGTTCGGCGAACCCCAGGACACGCCTCCGTTCGGGGACGCATACACACCCGAATCAGCGGCGGCGTAAAGCATGGAGGAGTTGGAAGGATCGATCAACAGGTCGGAGACAGCGCAATAGGGCCAGTAACAGGAGTAGTTGACGTTCAGGCTGCCCAAGCTCTGCCACGTTGAGCCAGAATCCGTGCTGCGGACAACGGCGGGTTGAGAGGCGGAGTATCCGAACGCATAGCGGATCGACTGATTCTTGGGATCCGCCTTCATTCCGTTGAGGTTCGTGAGCGGTATGGATACCGGCGTCCACGACGCGCCCGCATCGGTGCTACGCCAGAAGTGGTTTGTCGAACCTGCCCATAGGATGGCCGGATTGACTGGATCCAGCAGTATCCGCTCGATCTCGACGCTGGCCGGACTGGGCAGGTACGCCCAATTCAGCCCACCGTTCGTGCTCTTCATCAACTGCCCTTGGAAGCCCGAGCTTGCGTAAATGACGAGAGGATTGAGCGGGTTCATCGCAAGCGACCGGATTCGTTCACTCCAGCCGTCGTTCGACCTGCGGTATAGGCCGCTCTGCTGAAGAAAGAATGCCGACGAGGAGCCAACCGTCAGCAGGGGCGAGCCCGTGCTGTCGCTGGTGGGAAACCCCTGGCCTTGGCTTCGTCCGGTAAGGTAAGCGTTCCCGCTCACATCCAGCGTGACACCCAGCGCCTCGTCCATCCCGTAACCGCCCAGGTAGGTGAGGTAGTCCAACGCCGTGCCGGCGGGGTTGACCTTCAGGGCGAATCCGTCCATCAGCGCTCCGCCATGCGCCGGTTGAGCCGCTCCGCTACTGGCCGGCAGGTCCACCGCGCTGGTTCGGCCCACAACATAGGCCGCGCCCTGGCTGTCCACCGCAATCGACTGCCCTACGGAGTAGGCGGTGCCGAACATGGGGAGGTTCGCCACGGACTGGGGCACAACGATCGAATAGACCAGTTGCCCTTGCGGATTCAACTTCGCGACATATATGTGAGTACCGGTAGAGAAACCCGGAGGCGTGCCGGCGGTCCGTGGAAAACCCGCAGTGACCGCACCGCCCGTGACATAGGCGTTCCCTTGCGCATCGACTGCCGCTGCAAGCGCTACGTCCTGCGCCTGAGTGCCGATGGCCGTGGAGTACACCAGCCCGCTCCCGTCCGGCTTTACCTTGAATACTTGCGACTGCATGTTGCCTTCGACGGCCACCACCGCTCCGGTCTGGTCCACGGCAATGCTGCTGAGCGGATTCATGCTGCCGGTCGCGAAGCTCCAGAGCATCCTGTCACCCTGCGGCGGCAGTTTGGCGATGTATCCTGTTCCGCCGACATAGATGTTCCCGCCCCCGTCCAGACTAAGGGCCTGCACGTCCGCCCAGGCGATTGTGCAAAACACAACGGTGTCGCCAGTCGGGTTGATTTTGCAGACAAGCCCGCTGCCAGAGGTATTGCCGATTCGCTGAATGGGCCAGGCCAACTCCGGTGTCGCGATGGTTCCAGCCATGTACGAATACCCTTGTGAGTCGACCACCATCGGGTTGAACTCTTTCGACTGCACAGTGGTGAACTGCCAATTGCCGGGATTCTGGGCGAAGTTCAGGTCTCCGAGCTGGAACTCGGAGCGGCCGATGAAAGTGCTGAAGCCGATCACCGGATCGACAACGAGTTCCTGCGCCCGGTCGTAATCGCCGAGCTCAAACCGGAAAGCACCGTCTGGTTTCCGAAAATAGCGGGCCTCCACCTTCGTCCGGCCCGCACCGGCCGATTCCTGATAGGCCTCCGGCAGCCGCTGGTGGATCGCCCCATCCGCCGTCTCGACTTCGATGTCGCCGTCCTTATTGATCACGGCCTGGTCCGTCCCATCGAAGCGAATCGAAACCGCACCCAGGTCAGCGCCAGGCCGCGCAACGAGGTCATACTCGAGTTCCCCCCGGGTGGCGTGCACAAGCACATCGATGCCCGGATACACTTCGTGATACCGGACAGCAGCAAAATTCTCTACTCCGGATACCCAGGATTTAGGATCGGGCGTCGGCAGATAATTCAGCTTCGTCACCAGGGCCGTTTCACCCGAAATCCGCGGGCCGGTCACCGAACCCTCGAATACGAGCGAGACCCGGCTGTGGGCGCCGACCATGCTGATCTGCTGATCCTGGAAGAGGATCGTCCTGCCATGCGAACGGGTGAGGAAGCGCACATCCTGCGCGGCCTGGCCTTGATTCCGCTCGAACATCACGGGGAGCGGCAAACCTCGACGCACCTGCGTATTTCGAGACTGCACCGGCGGGACCGTCACAGTCCTTGCGCTGCGCCGCTGCCGGCCCACCTCCTGCCGCGCAGTTGGCAGACGCGAATCTCCGTGGTCCGAGGGACGCATTTCCTCTCGGCCTTTGGCCGCCGGCCTGGCACGACTTGCGATCTTTGCAGGAGCCGATCCAGGTTCCTGAGCCGGTTGCGGCCGGAACGATATCCGGAAAATCGAGAAAACAAGAAGCCCGAAGAGAGCCATCCGCAGTGCGGCTTTGTGACTAAGTGGAGATCCCTGCAAGTTCTACCCTTCCCATTCACACTACTACGTCGAGCGGCGGCGAACTC encodes the following:
- a CDS encoding DUF7948 domain-containing protein — encoded protein: MPLPVMFERNQGQAAQDVRFLTRSHGRTILFQDQQISMVGAHSRVSLVFEGSVTGPRISGETALVTKLNYLPTPDPKSWVSGVENFAAVRYHEVYPGIDVLVHATRGELEYDLVARPGADLGAVSIRFDGTDQAVINKDGDIEVETADGAIHQRLPEAYQESAGAGRTKVEARYFRKPDGAFRFELGDYDRAQELVVDPVIGFSTFIGRSEFQLGDLNFAQNPGNWQFTTVQSKEFNPMVVDSQGYSYMAGTIATPELAWPIQRIGNTSGSGLVCKINPTGDTVVFCTIAWADVQALSLDGGGNIYVGGTGYIAKLPPQGDRMLWSFATGSMNPLSSIAVDQTGAVVAVEGNMQSQVFKVKPDGSGLVYSTAIGTQAQDVALAAAVDAQGNAYVTGGAVTAGFPRTAGTPPGFSTGTHIYVAKLNPQGQLVYSIVVPQSVANLPMFGTAYSVGQSIAVDSQGAAYVVGRTSAVDLPASSGAAQPAHGGALMDGFALKVNPAGTALDYLTYLGGYGMDEALGVTLDVSGNAYLTGRSQGQGFPTSDSTGSPLLTVGSSSAFFLQQSGLYRRSNDGWSERIRSLAMNPLNPLVIYASSGFQGQLMKSTNGGLNWAYLPSPASVEIERILLDPVNPAILWAGSTNHFWRSTDAGASWTPVSIPLTNLNGMKADPKNQSIRYAFGYSASQPAVVRSTDSGSTWQSLGSLNVNYSCYWPYCAVSDLLIDPSNSSMLYAAADSGVYASPNGGVSWGSPNQMPYAQMVDVKFDPTNSQVVWGAGYGGIQKSTDRGLSWTYVYSDYSESALAVIPHPLGGSVYAITGQHYNNVIESKDGGTTWAAATVPGPIFAGAADPSAPGKYLLGGASPFHVFVAKLSPNGGNFLYSGCFGGSNDEVGSAIVRDAGGRLYLGGVAASLDFPVSVGAAQRAFGGRNAWFITQFTEGPPSAVQVQVSPSSVSLELGQTRQFTAVVTGGTGAVSWTIQPAAAGTISASGLYTAPAKAGPSTVTVVATSIADPGRSGTATVSLPNPVPTLFALGKYSVLAGSPGLTVAITGTGFVPSSVVRWNGADRKTYYMSSQYVKFDIPASDLVLAGKAVVNVYTPPAGGGTTGAHYFTIENRVPVLTSLSHYSTIAWTSGTTVTVNGSNFEAGAAVRWNGVDRSTTRLSSTQLKVDIPASDLLGASINTITVNNPAPGGGDSAGLTFTVVDTLPRVLGVTPSSGGGDFASFQASYAFASDYRKLAWVQLLFAVAPDGGGQPYCFVHYDVQGDGFWVYGDGGFFQGPVKPGTASFALQNSFCALNTATSSISGNAGTLAMKANVVFKAAGARNLYLRSFSVSQEDSNWVQMGTWSAAKAAMGSMQAAPGSGAGTRQTFRLTYNDPNGFAGTAGGWSQFLVATAPDAAAQNFCFVHYDRAGQGLWMYSSDVGFFLGPVKPGIASNALDSSACSIDTAATTVSGQSGALVVTVPVTFKPPMAGGMNLYQRVFDPLGRDSGWVLRGGWTIP
- a CDS encoding cell division protein ZapA — translated: MDAGSNEKKLVRVTIFQQPYTLRSSGESGDTEALAHAVDDLMNQIATRSAGADPTRVAVLACLHLADKVRQREQEYKLLRTRLEELDERLSETMQIDD
- the rplT gene encoding 50S ribosomal protein L20; amino-acid sequence: MPRVKRSTNRRDARRKTLKLAKGFFLTKSKLYRAAQEAVEKALRYGYVGRRRKKREYRALFILRVNAGCRANGTSYSKFIGGLKKAGIELNRKILADLALNEPKAFSALVEKAKAAFV
- a CDS encoding hybrid sensor histidine kinase/response regulator — protein: MSSLPFVDQSGPQAFPAPAGRMAAPSETTMTNPVNTEFEIAALDHMDRLCAIGRDASRLTHDLNNQFTTIRGFCEIILGNLPHDHPLSDFAQEVSRSCGRALETLRKLPVSPAPPAAKLDSSALIATLLEIIAHAPGEWPQIETSFPQHEIAIRASNEELTCILDELMRLACANSAPSGRLTITAQTCEAKAKLQFLLSKPRRQWNSGKDGRIALLMLTAGLDRLGGSLTTSSVTGGEAALKITLPTCYRQSAQPPSRPFPRAAASTAPTEEPSVLVVDDEAPFRAQVRNYLTGKGYKVTEVANGNEAMVQLGRSPHQLVLLDLFMAEPDGFETLRRIRMAYPALPVVVMSGAAMEYLHAATLLGAAEAISKSEIPDRLAGIVRDLTVRQAAATR
- the rpmI gene encoding 50S ribosomal protein L35, with the protein product MAKLKLKTHKGASKRFKKTGTGKIVRNHAFARHILTSKSRSRKRKLGQSVVADAADQAKLAEMLPY